TTTATCGTTGCTGATAATCCCGAGAAAAGTCGCCGGGTTAGTGCGCAAGAACGTGAGTTGATTGCCGCTCTTAAAGCTCAAAATAACGGTGAAGCTAATGAGTTGGATAACGATAGTGCAGGGCATAATCTTGGTTACTATCTGAAGCAGCCGATTATTTTGGTCACCGCCTTTGCCTTCTTTTGTTACAACTACATATTGTTTTTCTTCCTGAGCTGGTTTCCCTCTTATTTGGTCCAGGCGCACGGGCTGAATATTAAAGAGATGAGTATTACTACCGTTATTCCATGGATTGTAGGTTTTGTCGGGTTGGCGTTAGGCGGTGTAATTTCAGATGCCATACTTCGCATGACGGGCAAATTATTATTATCCCGAAAAATCGTTTTAGTGGTTTGTTTATTAGCTGCAGCCATTTGTGTCGCGCTCGCCGGCTCTGTCAGCCAGGTTATTCCTGCAGTGCTACTGATGTCTGTTTCTATTTTCTTCCTTTATGTCACCGGTTCAATCTATTGGGCGATCATTCAGGATGTAGTCACCAAAACACGCATCGGGAGTGTCAGCGGATTCATTCATCTAATTGGCAGCATTTCCGGCATCATCGGCCCAATCGTTACGGGTTATATCGTGCAAAACACGGGTAAATTCGATAGCGCATTCGTGCTGGCGGGGGGCGTGGCGGCACTCGGTGCGATTCTTGTTTTCTTTGTTATCAAACAGCCGAAAACAGAAACACCTCTCATGGCAAGTTCTCGCTGAAAAGCGGCATGATGAAAATGTGAGTTGTCATACATCTTTTTTCTTGTGTCATACCAAAAGCGCTAAAGTTTAATGCAAATCAATATGCAGACTACCATAGCAGGTAGTCTGTAGCGGTCCCCATGTTACTACACAGCGAGTTTTAAAATGGAAAACAAGCTCTTATCTGCAAAAGCTATTCTCCCAAAATATGACCGTAGCAAACTGGTATCCCGCATCGTTCATCTTGGTTTTGGTGCATTCCATCGCGCCCATCAGGCGGTTTACGCCGACATTCTGGCCAACGAACACGGTAGCGACTGGGGGTACTGTGAAGTCAATTTGATTGGCGGTGAGCAGCAAATTGCTGATTTGAAACAGCAAGACAACCTCTATAGCGTGGCAGAAATGTCTGCCGACGCCTGGCATTGCCGCGTCGTAGGCGTGGTGAAAAACGCTATTCATGCGCAGGTTGATGGCCTGGAAGCGGTGTTTACCGCTATGACTCAGCCAGAAGTTGCAATTGTTTCTTTAACCGTGACAGAAAAGGGCTATTGCCATACGCCAGCCACCGGCACCATTTTGTTGGATCACCCGTTAGTTGCACACGATCTCGCAAATCCGCAGCAGCCAAAATCCGCACCAGGCGTGATTGTAGAAGCGCTGGCTCGCCGCAAAGCCGCTGGGCTTCCTGCTTTTAGCGTTATGTCCTGCGACAACATGCCGGAAAACGGCCACGTTACCCGCAACGTTATTACCGCTTACGCGCAGGCGATAAACCCTGAGTTGGCAGCATGGATTGAAACCCACGTCACTTTCCCATCTACCATGGTTGACCGTATTGTTCCGGCAGTCACGGCTGAAACGCTGGAGCAAGTTGCCCAGGCAACAGGCGTTGCTGACCCTGCCGCCGTGGCTTGCGAACCGTTCCGCCAGTGGGTGATTGAAGATAATTTCGTTGCTGGCCGCCCGGAGTGGGAGAAAGCCGGTGCCGAACTGGTTAAAGATGTCCTGCCTTATGAAGAGATGAAGCTGCGCATGTTGAACGGCAGCCACTCATTCCTCGCCTATCTTGGCTACCTGGCCGGTTATCAGCATATTTCTGAGTGTATGCAGGATGAAAACTATCGTCGTACTGCCCACGCCTTAATGCTGCAAGAACAAGCGCCAACCTTAAAAGTGCAGGGCGTTGACCTGGCGAAGTATGCTGATTCACTGATTGCGCGTTACACCAACCCAGCGCTGCGTCACCGGACCTGGCAAATCGCGATGGACGGTAGCCAGAAATTGCCACAGCGTTGGTTAGATTCCATCCGTTGGCATCTGGCAAACGGCAGCAAGTTTGATCTGCTGGCGCTCGGTGTGGCGGGCTGGATGCGTTATGTCGGCGGTGTGGATGAGCAGGGCGCGGCAATTGAAGTGAGCGATCCGCTACTGCCAGCTATTCAGCAAGCCGTTGCCGGGAGCAAAGAAGGGGAAAGTCGCGTTAAAGCCTTGCTTGCGCTGAAAACCATCTTTGGTGAAGACCTGCCTGCGAATGCGAAATTCGTTAATCAGGTGATTGAATCTTACCTGATGTTACGTGAAAACGGCGCGAAAGCGACAGTCGCCAGGTTCTAAATTTGTGGTTTCGTAGGGTGGATTAGCGTGAGCGACATCCACCGTTTACGCTGTTGTTACAGATGAA
This genomic window from Buttiauxella gaviniae contains:
- a CDS encoding MFS transporter is translated as MAKNLRWVIVFLLFLVYMINYLDRVALSITLPMIEKDLSINAEEFGMIFGSFFFGYALFNFIGGLAVDKFGPMIVLGCAVGMWSIFCGMTALATGFWSMLILRVLFGMAEGPICSSANKMINGWFPRKQAATAVGLLSAGSPLGGAVAGPIVGYLALAFGWRPAFMIICGIGIVWMLVWFFIVADNPEKSRRVSAQERELIAALKAQNNGEANELDNDSAGHNLGYYLKQPIILVTAFAFFCYNYILFFFLSWFPSYLVQAHGLNIKEMSITTVIPWIVGFVGLALGGVISDAILRMTGKLLLSRKIVLVVCLLAAAICVALAGSVSQVIPAVLLMSVSIFFLYVTGSIYWAIIQDVVTKTRIGSVSGFIHLIGSISGIIGPIVTGYIVQNTGKFDSAFVLAGGVAALGAILVFFVIKQPKTETPLMASSR
- a CDS encoding mannitol dehydrogenase family protein encodes the protein MENKLLSAKAILPKYDRSKLVSRIVHLGFGAFHRAHQAVYADILANEHGSDWGYCEVNLIGGEQQIADLKQQDNLYSVAEMSADAWHCRVVGVVKNAIHAQVDGLEAVFTAMTQPEVAIVSLTVTEKGYCHTPATGTILLDHPLVAHDLANPQQPKSAPGVIVEALARRKAAGLPAFSVMSCDNMPENGHVTRNVITAYAQAINPELAAWIETHVTFPSTMVDRIVPAVTAETLEQVAQATGVADPAAVACEPFRQWVIEDNFVAGRPEWEKAGAELVKDVLPYEEMKLRMLNGSHSFLAYLGYLAGYQHISECMQDENYRRTAHALMLQEQAPTLKVQGVDLAKYADSLIARYTNPALRHRTWQIAMDGSQKLPQRWLDSIRWHLANGSKFDLLALGVAGWMRYVGGVDEQGAAIEVSDPLLPAIQQAVAGSKEGESRVKALLALKTIFGEDLPANAKFVNQVIESYLMLRENGAKATVARF